From the Brassica napus cultivar Da-Ae chromosome A8, Da-Ae, whole genome shotgun sequence genome, one window contains:
- the LOC106358645 gene encoding uncharacterized protein LOC106358645 has product MRLWGSDHRPILADILIKPIKRSKKFKFDKRWLDDDELRQVILDGWKSPDFFPNATIMEHISSCRKALNEWRRQHNVNSAKLVEELNEKVEGLYADDNATTEEIAAALKDLSDALKAEELFWKQKSRVFWLREGDKNTKFFHALTKQRRARNKITQLLDENGAMVEDEEGLVAIATGYFRQIFESSDPEDIEDALSQVPATITGDMNNNLTAPVSEWEIKLALFAMHPEKAPGPDGMTALFYQKSWDIIKEDLTLMVNKFLFEGTMATGLNDTNICLIPKTTRPNEMAQFRPISLCNVSYKIISKVLCQRLKRVLPGLISETQSAFVAGRQISDNIMIAQEMFHALRTKPSGRSKRMVIKTYMSKAYDRMEWSFIEAVMRKMGFSEIWIAWIMRCITLVKYKRINASTRQQLRDVLGIQNEGGMRTYLGIPEDISGSKCKLFAFPKDKLMHRVNGWTGRWLSKGGKEVLIKSILLALPTDVMSTFLLPLEICENLASAIAQFWWSSNPPKRGIHWAKWEKVCLPREEGGIGFRMIHEFNLALLAKQLWRLLQIPDSLVVRVLKGRYYRLSSPLRVDTATNPSYVWTSIIAARKLLLLGIRQKIHSGYEVKVWEDSWMPTTPARPATSIAPVIHPNMRVSDLIDQVSKEWNIGLLENYVIPEDIPLIRSLAISSTHRRDTFCWNYTKNGQYTVKSGYWVAQNVLKPAVDKVVIEPSITKLQAFAWKTYAAALVEAEAVEMMVVVDVEAAAAEVEAVKR; this is encoded by the exons ATGAGGTTATGGGGATCGGATCATCGTCCGATCCTTGCAGACATACTCATAAAGCCAATAAAGAGATCGAAAAAGTTTAAGTTTGATAAAAGATGGCTAGATGATGACGAGCTAAGGCAAGTTATTCTTGATGGATGGAAATCTCCTGATTTTTTTCCTAATGCGACTATTATGGAACATATTTCCAGCTGCAGAAAAGCCTTGAATGAATGGAGGAGACAACATAATGTGAACTCGGCCAAACTAGTGGAGGAGCTTAACGAAAAAGTTGAGGGACTATATGCTGATGATAACGCAACAACTGAGGAAATTGCAGCAGCGTTGAAGGATCTCTCTGATGCTCTTAAAGCAGAAGAGTTATTCTGGAAACAGAAGAGTCGGGTGTTTTGGCTGAGGGAAGGggataaaaatacaaaattttttcATGCCTTAACAAAGCAAAGGAGAGCAAGGAATAAGATTACACAGCTCCTAGACGAGAATGGAGCCATGGTTGAGGACGAAGAAGGattagtagccattgctactgGTTACTTTAGACAGATCTTTGAATCATCGGATCCAGAGGATATTGAAGACGCACTTTCTCAGGTTCCAGCGACGATTACTGGAGATATGAACAACAACCTTACAGCTCCGGTCTCTGAGTGGGAGATCAAACTAGCGCTCTTCGCTATGCATCCCGAAAAAGCCCCAGGTCCAGATGGGATGACTGCACTTTTCTATCAGAAATCCTGGGATATTATAAAGGAGGATTTAACtcttatggttaataaattcCTTTTCGAGGGGACGATGGCGACTGGGctgaatgatacaaatatatgtcttaTCCCGAAAACAACGAGGCCCAATGAGATGGCTCAGTTTAGACCCATCAGCTTATGTAACGTCAGttacaagataatctctaaggtcttatgccagcGATTGAAGAGAGTGCTACCAGGATTGATATCGGAGACTCAGTCAGCTTTTGTTGCTGGGAGACAGATCTCAGATAACATTATGATTGCTCAGGAGATGTTCCACGCTCTTAGAACTAAACCTAGTGGACGTAGTAAAAGGATGGTTATCAAGACATATATGAGTAAGGCATATGATCGGATGGAATGGTCCTTTATTGAAGCTGTCATGCGCAAAATGGGGTTTTCAGAGATATGGATTGCCTGGATTATGCGTTGTATTACGTTGGTGAAATATAAG cggATTAATGCGAGTACTAGACAACAGCTTAGAGATGTGCTTGGAATACAGAACGAAGGAGGAATGAGAACTTACCTTGGTATCCCGGAAGACATAAGTGGATCTAAGTGTAAACTTTTTGCATTTCCGAAAGATAAGTTGATGcatagagtgaatggatggacaGGCAGATGGCTCTCAAAAGGTGGAAAGGAAGTGTTGATTAAATCCATTTTGCTTGCTCTACCGACGGACGTTATGTCTACTTTTCTGCTCCCACTGGAGATTTGTGAAAACCTTGCCAGTGCCATTGCACAGTTCTGGTGGAGTTCAAATCCACCAAAAAGAGGGATACACTGGGCGAAGTGGGAGAAAGTTTGTTTACCAAGAGAGGAGGGTGGAATTGGTttccgtatgatccatgagttcaaCCTGGCCCTGTTGGCGAAACAATTATGGAGGCTGCTGCAGATCCCTGATTCTCTGGTTGTACGGGTATTGAAGGGAAGATACTATAGATTGAGTTCTCCACTAAGAGTGGATACTGCTACCAACCCATCCTATGTGTGGACGAGTATTATTGCAGCAAGGAAATTGTTACTATTAGGGATCAGGCAGAAAATACATTCAGGATATGAAGTCAAGGTGTGGGAGGATTCGTGGATGCCAACGACCCCTGCGAGACCAGCTACCTCTATAGCGCCAGTCATACACCCTAATATGAGAGTCAGCGATCTTATTGATCAAGTATCGAAGGAGTGGAATATTGGTCTATTGGAGAATTATGTCATTCCTGAGGACATACCTCTCATAAGGAGTTTAGCCATAAGCTCAACTCATCGTCGAGATACTTTCTGCTGGAACTACACAAAGAATGGccaatacacggttaaatctggtTATTGGGTGGCACAGAATGTATTAAAACCAGCAGTAGATAAAGTAGTTATAGAGCCAAGCATCACAAAGctccaagcctttgcttggaag ACCTATGCTGCTGCTTTGGTGGAGGCGGAGGCGGTGGagatgatggtggtggtggatgTGGAGGCGGCGGCTGCGGAGGTGGAGGCGGTTAAAAGATGA